One genomic window of Maribacter aquivivus includes the following:
- a CDS encoding PD-(D/E)XK nuclease family protein — protein sequence MQSFIQDVVLDVLKNNPDTGKVVFILPSKRAGVFLKKILSKSLTQTVLAPEIYSIEDFIEKVSNLVTANTTTQLFELYNAYLKVGDYEKESFDSFLKWGQILLQDFNEIDRYLVDASTLYQNVAAIQEVNHWSLNPDKSEMIENYLHFWRYLEDIYKQFNGRLLEQGLGHQGLIYKTSVAELPNYLENTNKKHIFLGFNALNTAESILIQTILEKTDANIYWDIDPYFLQDNIHDAGFFIRNYQSTWNVLKGKPLAGLTNYYNTEKHIEIIGVPKNISQVNYVGDLLYKIQNDSPDALRNAAIVLGNEELLNPLLNSIPDNIPATNITMGQKLASTTLASFFTNLIEFHEQKTEKGWFYKHLLNLLTHSYAVLLFDANEVSTDSLISKIKTNNWSYITNTQIRELLPENAAINLLFEDVKNNPNRLIDNFLALIEAIRVIDVVKENSLLLEQLYKFFTLFNQLKDLCNSFKYINNLKSLKHLFSQLLSSETLDFQGNPIEGIQIMGMLESRLLDFETIIITSVNEGVLPSGKSNNSFIPYDLKIKNGLPTYKEKDAVYTYHFYRLLQRAKNVYILYNTEPDALEGGERSRLITQLLTDDNRTNIKSFIATPTIQPITKEIEQVEKSISLVDLIKDKARKGFSPSSLSNYIRNPIDFYKQNLLNINEVLQVEETLAPNTFGTIVHDSLEELYTPLIGKPLTADLLNGIRKGIPTIVAQNFEKTFKDGNISSGKNYISFHVILKYIQTFIDVEVKELADHSISIVALEQALSVPLEVAGLDFPIILKGKLDRVDEYDGITRIIDYKTGKVERRNVEIVEWDILTEEYQFSKAFQLLCYGLMYSKTHPTENLSIQAGIISLKNFAEGTLLFAQKESARSTSKNHIITNEVISDFEQILGQLITEICNADIPFTEKEV from the coding sequence ATGCAGAGTTTTATACAAGATGTAGTACTAGACGTTTTAAAAAATAACCCAGATACTGGTAAAGTAGTATTTATTCTACCCAGTAAAAGAGCGGGTGTATTTCTGAAAAAAATACTATCAAAATCACTTACACAAACAGTACTTGCCCCTGAAATCTATAGTATTGAAGATTTCATTGAAAAGGTTTCTAACCTTGTCACCGCAAACACTACAACACAATTATTTGAACTCTATAATGCCTATTTAAAAGTGGGTGATTATGAAAAGGAATCTTTCGATTCTTTTTTAAAATGGGGACAAATATTATTACAAGATTTTAATGAAATAGATCGTTACTTAGTTGACGCTTCTACCCTATACCAAAATGTTGCCGCTATACAGGAAGTCAACCATTGGTCGTTGAATCCTGATAAATCTGAAATGATTGAAAACTACCTTCATTTTTGGAGGTATTTAGAAGACATCTACAAACAATTTAATGGGAGATTATTAGAGCAGGGACTTGGTCACCAGGGACTCATCTATAAAACCTCGGTTGCAGAATTACCTAATTACCTTGAAAACACGAATAAGAAACACATTTTTCTTGGCTTTAATGCCTTGAACACTGCAGAGAGTATTCTTATACAGACTATTCTTGAAAAAACAGATGCTAACATTTATTGGGATATTGACCCCTACTTTTTACAAGACAATATTCATGATGCTGGTTTCTTTATAAGAAATTATCAAAGCACATGGAATGTTTTAAAGGGAAAACCTCTTGCAGGACTTACCAATTACTACAATACCGAAAAGCATATTGAAATTATTGGGGTGCCTAAAAACATCTCTCAAGTAAATTATGTGGGCGATTTACTGTACAAAATTCAGAATGATTCGCCAGATGCGTTACGCAATGCAGCCATTGTACTTGGTAATGAAGAATTACTGAATCCGTTATTAAATTCTATTCCAGATAATATACCGGCTACCAATATTACCATGGGTCAAAAGTTAGCATCTACCACCTTGGCCAGCTTTTTCACCAACCTTATTGAGTTTCATGAACAAAAGACAGAAAAAGGATGGTTCTACAAGCACTTACTTAATCTTTTGACACATTCATATGCCGTACTTTTATTTGACGCAAATGAAGTCTCTACAGACAGTTTAATATCAAAAATTAAAACAAATAACTGGTCATACATTACCAATACACAAATACGCGAACTTTTACCAGAAAATGCAGCAATCAACTTACTGTTTGAAGATGTAAAGAATAACCCGAATAGACTTATAGATAATTTTTTAGCTCTTATTGAAGCTATAAGAGTTATTGACGTGGTAAAAGAAAATTCGCTTTTATTAGAACAGCTTTATAAATTCTTTACACTATTCAATCAGCTAAAGGACCTTTGTAACAGCTTTAAGTATATCAATAATCTTAAAAGTTTAAAACATCTGTTTTCACAGCTATTAAGCTCAGAAACTTTAGATTTTCAAGGTAACCCTATTGAAGGCATCCAAATTATGGGAATGCTAGAAAGTCGCTTGTTAGATTTTGAGACTATAATTATTACTTCTGTTAACGAAGGCGTATTACCATCGGGTAAATCTAACAACTCATTTATTCCATACGACCTAAAAATCAAAAACGGATTACCAACCTATAAAGAGAAAGATGCTGTTTATACCTATCACTTCTATCGCTTATTACAACGTGCCAAAAATGTATATATACTGTACAATACGGAGCCAGACGCATTGGAAGGTGGCGAGCGTAGCCGATTGATTACACAGTTATTAACTGACGATAATAGAACAAATATTAAATCATTTATAGCTACACCTACTATACAACCTATTACCAAAGAAATTGAACAGGTTGAAAAATCCATTTCACTGGTTGACCTTATTAAAGACAAAGCCAGAAAAGGTTTTTCACCTAGCTCACTCAGCAATTACATTAGAAACCCTATAGATTTTTACAAACAGAATTTATTAAATATTAATGAGGTATTGCAAGTAGAAGAAACCTTGGCGCCCAATACTTTCGGTACCATTGTTCATGATAGTTTAGAAGAACTGTATACACCTTTAATTGGTAAACCCCTTACAGCAGATTTACTTAATGGAATTCGAAAAGGTATACCTACGATTGTAGCACAGAATTTTGAAAAAACCTTCAAAGATGGAAACATCAGTTCTGGTAAAAACTATATTTCTTTTCATGTTATTCTTAAATACATACAAACGTTTATTGATGTTGAGGTAAAAGAACTTGCGGACCATAGTATTTCCATTGTTGCATTAGAGCAAGCACTATCAGTGCCTTTAGAAGTCGCCGGATTAGATTTCCCTATCATCTTAAAAGGAAAATTAGACCGTGTAGATGAATATGACGGTATTACCCGTATCATCGATTACAAAACAGGGAAAGTAGAACGCCGAAATGTAGAAATTGTAGAATGGGATATTTTGACTGAAGAATATCAGTTCAGTAAAGCGTTTCAGTTGCTTTGCTACGGATTAATGTATTCTAAAACACATCCTACAGAAAATCTATCTATTCAAGCAGGTATTATCTCTTTGAAGAATTTTGCAGAAGGCACGTTGTTATTTGCACAAAAAGAATCTGCCCGATCAACCAGTAAAAATCACATCATTACTAATGAGGTCATTTCTGATTTCGAGCAGATACTTGGTCAGCTAATTACAGAAATCTGTAATGCTGACATTCCGTTCACAGAAAAAGAAGTATAA
- a CDS encoding SDR family oxidoreductase — protein sequence MKDLKNKVAYITGGTKGIGFAVAQTLLNQGMRVAISGRSQESVDKALKDFNTDAVLGIVSDVAKIADEKNAVSKIMDKWGQLDVVLANAGVGNFAPIDQMTEEEWHQMIDINLSGVFHTLKASVESLKKTEGYYITLASLAGTNFFAQGAGYNASKFGVVGFTQAAMLDLRQYGIKVSTIMPGSVATHFNHNEPDEKDAWKIQPEDIGELVLDLLQMNERTLPSKIEVRPTRPDKK from the coding sequence ATGAAAGATTTGAAAAATAAAGTAGCCTACATTACGGGAGGCACTAAAGGTATTGGTTTTGCAGTTGCACAAACATTGTTAAACCAAGGTATGAGAGTTGCAATTAGTGGTAGATCTCAGGAAAGTGTAGACAAGGCACTTAAAGATTTTAATACTGATGCAGTTTTAGGAATTGTTTCTGATGTTGCTAAAATTGCAGATGAGAAAAATGCTGTCTCTAAAATTATGGACAAATGGGGTCAGTTAGATGTTGTTTTGGCAAATGCCGGTGTTGGTAATTTTGCGCCAATTGATCAAATGACCGAAGAGGAGTGGCACCAGATGATAGATATTAACCTAAGTGGAGTGTTTCATACGCTAAAGGCATCTGTAGAAAGTTTAAAGAAAACAGAAGGCTATTACATTACGCTGGCTAGTTTGGCAGGTACTAATTTCTTTGCGCAAGGTGCAGGGTACAATGCTTCTAAATTTGGTGTAGTTGGTTTTACGCAAGCTGCAATGTTAGATTTAAGACAATACGGTATTAAGGTTTCTACCATTATGCCAGGTTCTGTGGCAACACATTTTAACCATAATGAACCAGATGAAAAGGATGCATGGAAAATTCAGCCAGAAGATATTGGCGAATTGGTGTTGGATCTTTTACAAATGAACGAAAGAACCTTACCTAGTAAAATTGAGGTAAGGCCTACAAGACCAGATAAGAAATAA
- a CDS encoding sugar porter family MFS transporter yields the protein MNRIIVWSITVALAGFLFGFDTVVISGANEPIKQLWNTSPLFHGTFIMSMALWGTVAGSLFGGIPTKNLGRKKTLLWVGILFFVSALGSALAQDPYSFSVFRFIGGVGVGISSVAAPIYISEITSKENRGKLGGLYQFWLVFGILLAFVSNWLLKGFDGANDWRWMLGVEAIPAFIYTIMVFTVPESPRWLALHKKDDAAALKILEIIHSKEKAALQLTEIKTDLQHSTKSESLFQKKYSKVLWLAFFIAFFNQLSGINFVLYYAPEILEQAGLGGKESLFNSIAIGIVNLVFTFIGIRLLDKLGRRQLIIIGSIGYIISLIMVGLCFQMNLGSTLTIIFICTFVASHAIGQGAVIWVFISEIFPNSVRAYGQSWGVSVHWVFAAIITLITPFFLDATQGVLKDHVWYIYYFFCAMMVLQLIWAITKMPETKGVSLEELSKELVKE from the coding sequence ATGAACAGAATTATCGTATGGTCCATTACCGTGGCCCTCGCCGGATTTTTATTTGGATTTGATACCGTAGTTATCAGTGGAGCAAATGAACCTATAAAGCAATTGTGGAACACTTCTCCGCTTTTTCATGGAACTTTTATCATGAGTATGGCCCTTTGGGGTACCGTTGCGGGATCACTTTTTGGTGGTATCCCAACAAAAAATCTTGGTCGTAAAAAGACCTTATTATGGGTGGGAATATTATTTTTCGTTTCTGCATTAGGTTCCGCATTAGCACAAGATCCTTACTCTTTTTCAGTATTTCGTTTTATTGGCGGTGTTGGTGTAGGTATATCCTCTGTTGCAGCACCTATCTACATTTCTGAAATTACATCTAAAGAGAATCGTGGAAAACTAGGCGGATTGTATCAATTCTGGTTAGTGTTCGGTATTTTACTTGCCTTTGTATCTAACTGGTTGCTAAAAGGATTTGATGGTGCAAATGATTGGCGTTGGATGCTAGGTGTTGAAGCCATACCTGCTTTCATATATACCATAATGGTATTTACAGTTCCAGAAAGCCCAAGATGGTTGGCATTGCACAAAAAAGACGATGCTGCCGCGTTAAAAATATTAGAGATCATACACTCTAAAGAAAAAGCCGCTCTGCAATTGACAGAGATAAAGACCGATTTACAACACTCCACCAAAAGTGAGAGTCTTTTTCAAAAGAAATACTCCAAAGTACTTTGGCTTGCTTTCTTTATAGCATTTTTCAATCAATTGTCAGGTATCAACTTTGTACTGTATTACGCGCCAGAAATTTTGGAACAAGCAGGTCTTGGTGGTAAAGAATCACTTTTCAATTCCATTGCCATTGGTATCGTAAACCTCGTATTTACCTTTATAGGTATTCGTTTATTGGATAAATTGGGTAGGCGCCAACTGATCATCATTGGATCTATTGGTTACATTATTAGTTTAATCATGGTTGGTCTCTGTTTTCAAATGAATTTAGGATCTACACTTACCATTATCTTCATTTGTACTTTTGTTGCCTCTCACGCCATTGGCCAAGGTGCCGTAATTTGGGTATTTATCTCAGAGATATTCCCTAACAGCGTACGTGCATACGGGCAATCTTGGGGTGTTAGTGTTCACTGGGTATTTGCTGCGATCATAACTTTGATTACTCCGTTTTTCTTAGATGCTACCCAAGGTGTTCTTAAAGACCATGTTTGGTATATCTATTACTTCTTCTGTGCTATGATGGTGTTGCAACTCATTTGGGCAATTACCAAAATGCCTGAAACAAAAGGGGTTTCTCTTGAGGAATTGAGTAAGGAGTTGGTGAAAGAATAA
- a CDS encoding antibiotic biosynthesis monooxygenase family protein translates to MILEVAILYVKPNLQDKFVADFALASEYIQAIDGYCSHTLRKCIENDGQYILLVDWIDVESHEIGFRKSKGYLKWKELLHDYYEPFPTVNHYETVFENK, encoded by the coding sequence ATGATACTAGAAGTCGCCATATTATATGTTAAGCCAAATTTACAAGATAAGTTTGTAGCAGACTTTGCACTCGCTAGTGAATACATTCAGGCAATTGATGGATATTGTTCACATACCTTGCGTAAATGTATTGAGAATGATGGGCAATACATATTATTAGTAGATTGGATAGATGTTGAAAGTCATGAAATAGGCTTTCGAAAATCTAAAGGCTACCTAAAATGGAAAGAACTGTTACACGACTATTACGAACCATTTCCAACCGTAAACCATTATGAAACGGTTTTTGAAAACAAATAA
- a CDS encoding n-acetylglutamate synthase, which yields MNYNNKTFRPVANTKNGETSHETLFKYTQKDNILTASYCGGEILEGHLIGVVSLDGTIDMRYHQVNIKGALMTGRCVSVPEIMENGKIRLHETWQWTSGDQSKGNSIIEEI from the coding sequence ATGAATTATAATAATAAAACATTTAGACCGGTAGCCAATACTAAGAATGGTGAAACTAGCCATGAAACCCTTTTTAAGTATACACAAAAAGATAATATACTTACCGCTAGTTATTGTGGCGGAGAAATACTCGAAGGGCATTTAATAGGGGTGGTATCTTTAGACGGTACTATTGACATGCGTTATCATCAGGTGAATATAAAAGGAGCGTTAATGACAGGTAGGTGTGTCTCTGTTCCCGAAATTATGGAAAACGGAAAAATAAGACTTCATGAAACTTGGCAATGGACTTCTGGCGACCAATCTAAAGGAAACTCGATAATAGAAGAAATATGA
- a CDS encoding helix-turn-helix domain-containing protein: MQHFKTLSAYLEYLELPSPEHPMLSVFPAIGEGFLPCHKESSPPITNDCYSISFKKIIKGDLNYGRTTYDFTNGVLFFIAPRQVLQWDNSAVFEQKGFSINFHKDFLKGTELAHQIKKYGFFSYSVNEALHLSPKEEKQIASIVANIEIEYQNNQDEFSKDIIISQLSTLLKYANRFYERQFLNRKELSTSLLEQFNEQLSQYVESGQLQKNGIPSIEQIADKMGISQRYLSDTLKKETGKTTTEHLQLLLIDEAKNMLLHPSKSIAEVAYELGFEYPHYFSRLFKKKEGISPTAYREKFSVN; the protein is encoded by the coding sequence ATGCAGCACTTTAAAACATTATCCGCTTATTTGGAATATCTAGAACTTCCTAGTCCGGAACACCCTATGTTAAGTGTATTTCCTGCAATAGGAGAAGGTTTTTTGCCATGCCATAAAGAAAGTTCGCCACCTATAACAAATGATTGTTATTCCATCAGTTTTAAAAAAATCATAAAAGGAGATTTAAACTACGGTAGAACAACCTATGACTTTACCAATGGTGTGCTATTTTTTATAGCACCTAGGCAGGTCTTACAATGGGATAATAGTGCTGTATTTGAGCAAAAAGGCTTCTCTATCAACTTTCACAAAGACTTTTTAAAAGGAACCGAGTTGGCGCATCAGATCAAAAAATACGGATTCTTTTCATATTCCGTCAATGAAGCGTTGCACCTATCTCCAAAAGAAGAAAAGCAGATAGCATCTATTGTAGCAAATATTGAAATAGAATACCAAAACAACCAAGATGAGTTCAGTAAAGACATCATTATTTCTCAACTAAGCACCTTGCTTAAATATGCTAATCGCTTTTATGAGCGACAATTTTTGAACAGAAAAGAACTTTCTACGAGTTTGTTAGAACAGTTTAATGAGCAATTATCCCAATATGTAGAATCTGGTCAGCTACAGAAGAACGGTATACCGAGTATAGAACAGATTGCAGATAAAATGGGAATTTCCCAGCGTTATTTGAGCGATACCTTAAAGAAAGAAACCGGAAAAACAACCACTGAGCATTTGCAATTGTTGTTAATTGATGAGGCCAAGAATATGTTGTTGCATCCCAGTAAAAGTATTGCTGAGGTAGCATATGAATTGGGTTTTGAATATCCGCACTATTTCTCAAGGTTGTTTAAAAAGAAAGAAGGTATAAGCCCAACGGCATATCGTGAGAAGTTTAGTGTGAATTAA
- a CDS encoding SDR family oxidoreductase: MSTTQFGNNGWTPNRINSLEGKTFIITGTTSGTGFEAAKILLKKGAKVVMLNRNPQKSADTIAALKQELGNAIPVSNIEMDLASLASVKKAADEILKTVPQIDALMCNAAIAQVPKQTFTEDGFESQLGVNHYGNFLLQALLYPRIEESNGRIVTVGSMGYNLGIKTIQFDDMNWDKNYSPNGVYSQSKLAQIMTVYELQDRLKAAGKTGVKSYACHPGASSTSLIKTSGSLLTRFIWQIMKLTPMVQSAEKGAYPELMCATEPDLDQEGFYGPTGKNYWTGAVGECKLEPHAKDKSVMKRLWELSEKETGVTWNL; the protein is encoded by the coding sequence ATGAGTACAACACAATTTGGTAACAATGGGTGGACACCAAATAGAATAAACAGCCTTGAAGGCAAAACATTCATTATTACTGGTACAACCAGTGGCACTGGTTTTGAAGCTGCAAAAATACTTTTGAAAAAAGGGGCAAAAGTGGTGATGCTTAACCGTAACCCACAAAAATCTGCCGATACTATAGCAGCCTTAAAGCAAGAGCTAGGTAATGCCATACCGGTAAGCAATATAGAGATGGACTTGGCATCATTAGCATCCGTTAAAAAAGCTGCAGATGAAATACTTAAAACTGTACCGCAAATAGATGCCTTAATGTGCAATGCAGCCATTGCCCAAGTACCCAAACAAACCTTTACCGAAGATGGATTTGAAAGTCAGTTAGGGGTAAACCATTACGGTAATTTCTTATTGCAAGCATTGCTATACCCACGTATAGAAGAGTCAAACGGGCGAATAGTAACCGTGGGCAGTATGGGCTACAATTTAGGCATTAAGACCATACAATTCGATGATATGAACTGGGACAAGAACTACAGCCCTAACGGCGTATATAGTCAAAGTAAATTGGCACAGATCATGACCGTTTATGAATTGCAAGATAGACTTAAGGCGGCGGGCAAAACAGGTGTGAAATCATACGCATGCCACCCTGGTGCATCTTCAACATCATTGATCAAGACCAGCGGTAGCTTGTTGACAAGATTTATTTGGCAGATCATGAAATTAACGCCCATGGTACAATCTGCAGAGAAAGGGGCGTACCCAGAATTGATGTGTGCCACCGAACCAGATTTGGATCAAGAAGGATTTTACGGGCCAACAGGAAAAAATTATTGGACAGGGGCCGTAGGTGAGTGTAAACTAGAACCGCACGCGAAAGATAAATCGGTAATGAAAAGGCTTTGGGAGCTTTCTGAAAAAGAAACCGGTGTAACTTGGAATTTGTAA
- a CDS encoding biotin/lipoyl-containing protein, whose protein sequence is MIKIIEAYLTKLFEYNKKSAQYMEDLKANPHFRTTEEMNKEDLKSSAFVAPELKKGEVSVCTSPDLGNQMPLVLEKWYVKVGDRVKSGDVLCAIGNEAVTMECESFYNGKIIWICEHKKDLVPGDELYKIEGIEQ, encoded by the coding sequence TTGATAAAAATAATAGAAGCATATTTAACTAAGCTTTTTGAATATAATAAGAAAAGCGCCCAATATATGGAGGATCTTAAAGCTAATCCTCATTTTAGGACTACTGAAGAAATGAACAAAGAAGACCTAAAATCTAGTGCTTTTGTCGCTCCAGAGCTCAAAAAAGGAGAAGTAAGTGTGTGTACATCTCCAGATTTAGGAAATCAGATGCCTCTGGTTTTAGAAAAGTGGTATGTAAAAGTTGGTGATAGGGTAAAATCGGGTGATGTATTATGTGCAATTGGGAACGAAGCTGTTACCATGGAATGTGAAAGTTTCTATAATGGTAAAATCATTTGGATTTGTGAACATAAAAAAGACTTAGTCCCAGGAGATGAGCTATATAAAATTGAAGGTATAGAGCAGTAA
- a CDS encoding leucine-rich repeat domain-containing protein, which produces MSQQKLLQAVFQDQKPREILAINSFGDILFKTTNTQGDCYAVLQIYINNNNTNREYAFYFRQHLLGNSAKQYKQFLSGKGLFRTAEQKELHEALMLRDGLLETLEKKLAKKPNEVYIANAYLSNLDDIEAFYTLPSDAFYEKLLQECTFNEDTLTDLTEIDNIGDKPPFYIQKLYWGYGREDSAVKEKLYECINLQDLSVWNEFGNFLNEQISKLQQLSNVSVYNMHSIPDAFLNNLHTLPNLVSLTLGRHSSNALDHQYQLKTLPENLVALQNLKYLNLDGNQLTDFSEISKLSHLKTLSVYNNQFTNLEGIADLKHVTVLNLANNAITELPVALKELSQLKVLILSKNPLQEIPSWLGELTQLEELHLEQTQLRTLPESIGQLTQLKVLGLKKNPFETLPKIMGKIPKRVLDLELRNRALFDAKANQKLSEYPEGDFLFESDLNFKLLVIQKLMYEDEVLLPKFNIYDFAKTYDIDIEERGYDILPEAVEYFENIKIPSSLLIDIEELSPDGGSEIYSQLYPFWDGEDDCFDVKSIADIEYLPRLKRTNNLFFNKDLVKELRKRKIKVSNY; this is translated from the coding sequence TAAATTCCTTCGGTGATATCCTCTTTAAAACAACAAATACCCAAGGCGATTGTTATGCTGTATTGCAGATTTATATAAACAATAACAATACAAACAGGGAGTATGCATTTTACTTTAGGCAACACCTACTGGGCAATAGCGCAAAACAATACAAGCAATTTTTAAGCGGTAAGGGTTTGTTTAGAACGGCAGAACAAAAAGAATTACACGAGGCGCTAATGTTGCGTGATGGACTGCTTGAAACTCTAGAAAAGAAACTAGCTAAAAAACCGAACGAAGTTTATATAGCCAATGCCTACCTAAGTAATCTAGATGATATAGAGGCTTTTTACACCTTGCCTAGTGACGCTTTTTACGAAAAGCTATTGCAAGAGTGTACTTTTAATGAAGATACACTTACTGACCTTACCGAGATAGACAATATTGGTGATAAGCCGCCTTTTTATATTCAAAAATTATATTGGGGTTACGGCAGGGAAGATAGCGCTGTAAAAGAGAAATTGTACGAGTGCATAAACCTTCAAGATTTATCGGTCTGGAACGAATTTGGCAATTTTTTAAACGAGCAAATTTCTAAATTACAGCAGCTGAGTAATGTAAGCGTGTATAATATGCATAGCATTCCAGATGCCTTTTTAAATAATTTACATACGTTGCCAAATTTGGTAAGCCTTACATTGGGCAGGCATTCATCGAACGCATTAGATCACCAATATCAGCTCAAAACTTTACCTGAGAATTTAGTTGCGTTACAAAATCTAAAATACCTGAATTTAGATGGCAATCAACTTACCGATTTTTCAGAGATAAGTAAATTATCACATTTAAAAACCTTGAGTGTATACAATAACCAGTTTACTAATTTGGAAGGTATAGCGGATCTGAAGCACGTTACGGTGTTGAATTTGGCGAACAATGCCATAACGGAATTACCGGTAGCCTTAAAAGAACTGAGTCAGTTGAAGGTGCTGATTCTTAGCAAAAACCCGTTACAAGAAATACCGAGTTGGTTGGGTGAACTTACCCAGCTTGAAGAGCTTCATTTAGAACAAACGCAGTTAAGAACACTACCAGAAAGTATTGGTCAATTGACCCAATTAAAAGTATTGGGGCTGAAGAAGAATCCGTTTGAGACATTGCCAAAAATTATGGGCAAGATTCCAAAACGCGTTTTAGATTTGGAATTGAGAAACAGGGCGTTGTTTGATGCCAAGGCAAATCAAAAGCTTTCTGAATACCCAGAAGGAGACTTCTTATTTGAATCTGACCTTAATTTTAAGCTATTGGTCATTCAGAAATTAATGTATGAAGATGAGGTGCTGCTGCCAAAGTTTAATATTTATGATTTTGCCAAAACATATGATATCGACATTGAGGAAAGGGGCTATGACATACTTCCGGAAGCGGTAGAGTATTTTGAAAACATAAAAATACCGTCTAGCTTATTAATAGATATTGAAGAATTATCTCCGGACGGAGGCAGTGAAATTTACAGTCAGCTGTATCCTTTTTGGGACGGTGAAGATGACTGTTTTGATGTGAAAAGCATAGCTGATATTGAATATCTACCACGCTTAAAACGAACCAATAATTTATTTTTTAATAAAGATCTGGTGAAAGAATTAAGAAAAAGAAAGATCAAGGTAAGCAACTATTAG